One Defluviimonas sp. SAOS-178_SWC DNA window includes the following coding sequences:
- a CDS encoding HNH endonuclease, whose translation MLDRVHQDDFRTTFVREPSVLKHYPALVLNADFRPLSYYPLSLWPWQEAIKAAVLDRVIVAAEYDAVVHSQHAEFRIPSVVVLKDYVKPQKRVAFTRFNLFLRDEFCCQYCGSRGDLTFDHVLPRSRGGVTSWDNVVAACSPCNLRKANKSLKQSGMSLRKAPRAPSAEDMQRAGRRFPPNYLHDSWADFLYWDAELEA comes from the coding sequence ATGCTGGACAGGGTTCATCAGGACGATTTCAGGACGACCTTCGTCCGGGAGCCTTCGGTGCTGAAGCACTACCCGGCTCTGGTCCTGAACGCCGATTTCCGCCCGCTCTCCTATTATCCTCTGTCGCTCTGGCCGTGGCAGGAGGCGATCAAGGCCGCCGTCCTCGACAGGGTGATCGTGGCGGCCGAATACGACGCGGTGGTGCACTCGCAACACGCGGAATTCAGGATACCGTCGGTGGTCGTCCTGAAAGACTACGTCAAACCCCAGAAGCGCGTGGCCTTCACGCGCTTCAATCTTTTTCTCAGGGACGAATTCTGCTGCCAGTATTGCGGATCGCGGGGTGACCTGACCTTCGACCATGTCCTGCCGCGCTCGCGCGGCGGGGTGACGAGTTGGGACAATGTCGTTGCCGCATGTTCGCCCTGCAACCTGCGGAAGGCGAACAAGTCTCTGAAACAATCGGGCATGTCGCTGCGCAAGGCGCCGCGCGCGCCCTCGGCCGAGGACATGCAGCGCGCCGGCCGGCGGTTCCCGCCGAACTACCTGCACGACAGCTGGGCCGATTTCCTCTATTGGGACGCGGAACTGGAAGCCTGA
- a CDS encoding VOC family protein, which translates to MSAPAILGTLESALYTDDLDAAERFYAGTLGLKVVTRQAGRHVFFRVGGAILLVFDPRATAHPPRPDARIPVPAHGANGPGHFCFSVAAEALDNWRRHLEAAGIEIEADFRWPNGARSIYVRDPAGNSVEFAEPALWA; encoded by the coding sequence ATGTCGGCGCCCGCGATCCTCGGCACGCTGGAAAGCGCGCTCTACACGGATGATCTGGACGCGGCCGAGCGGTTCTATGCGGGCACGCTCGGGCTAAAGGTCGTGACCCGGCAGGCCGGACGGCACGTCTTCTTCCGCGTCGGGGGGGCGATTCTCCTGGTCTTCGATCCGCGTGCCACGGCGCATCCGCCGCGCCCGGATGCCAGGATCCCGGTGCCGGCGCATGGTGCGAATGGGCCGGGACATTTCTGTTTCTCGGTCGCCGCCGAAGCCCTGGACAACTGGCGCCGCCATCTGGAGGCCGCCGGAATCGAGATCGAGGCCGACTTTCGCTGGCCGAATGGTGCAAGGTCGATCTATGTCCGCGATCCGGCGGGCAATTCCGTGGAGTTCGCGGAACCAGCCCTCTGGGCCTGA